Sequence from the Nocardia cyriacigeorgica GUH-2 genome:
GCCCGCGCCGACGACCTGCCCGACGGCGGTGGTGCTGGTCAGCTCCGAGCCGGCGGGCACCTCGATGGTCACGGTGATCGCGGCGTTGCCACCGAACGGGGTGTGGGTGCGCCAGGTCTTCGGAGTGCGCACGCTCAGCACGCCGCCGGCGAATTCGACGGTGGTCTGCTCGGCGGCCCGCACGTCGGCCTTCTTCGATTCGTCGGCCGGGCGGACCACCACGACGCTGTCGGTGCGCTCGGAGGCGATGACGGTGACGTCGGCGGCCAGCACATCGACGGTGACGGCGATCGGCTGCGGGGTCTGGAAGGTGTACATGGTGGTCTCCTCGAGATCGTGCTCCCGCCGCCTGCTCGCCGCGGTCGCTGTTGCGTTGATGGGATTACTGTCGCGGGACCGGCTGATACGAAGCTGACACCGAGCTGATGCCTCGCCTCACATGGTGAGCCCCCAGGGAAACCCGCACTGACCAGGGGATTCGACCCGTCGCAAGACCTCGGGCCGCTCGCTCGCCAGATGACGCGACCCCGCTGCCCCCTGGCTGTCCGGCACCGCGCACGGACCGGATGCCAGACGAGCGCGCGCCCCGTTG
This genomic interval carries:
- a CDS encoding DUF4097 family beta strand repeat-containing protein — protein: MYTFQTPQPIAVTVDVLAADVTVIASERTDSVVVVRPADESKKADVRAAEQTTVEFAGGVLSVRTPKTWRTHTPFGGNAAITVTIEVPAGSELTSTTAVGQVVGAGELGHCELSVSLGDIVVERPLGSVTAKTAKGDIRIGAAVRGELRLETSVGALEVGIHPGSAVRLETEVARGTVQNTLAPVGADAADTVRVFARNSLGNIVIRHAAAA